The Cryptomeria japonica chromosome 2, Sugi_1.0, whole genome shotgun sequence region TCTGTTATACCCAATATCCGCCAACTTGTGAACCCTGTCTCTTTCGTTTTGTTTGTCAAAGAAGATGGAAATAGCCTCCTCAGCCGACTTCCTCTCACGATTGAATTTCTTTCCTTCCATCTGCATGCCTATGATATTTGAAATGAAAGCCTCATCAATTATGAACTCCGCCCCAAACGCAGTGAGAATGCCCTTATTCCATCCTTTTACAAATTCTTCAGTCTTTTTGGGATCATTCCCATGGAGTCTCTCAAGATAGGTAACAAGATCCCTATCAGAGATTTCATTCCAGAGGTTcatattcttcttccatttttcataagATGCGGGCTCCATTATGTTTGTGTCACCACCCATACATTCTCCGCCTCTGCAATTCCAGGTATACATAGCAAACTAGACCAACAAAATGCAAAACCAAGCACTAAGGAAGGGTCTCAAAATCACCATTCAAAAGACTACTTGTCTTCATTAATGAGTAATGAATAGACGATACAAGCAGCGTCTTTTCTCGTCAGATCACACAAATGCTTCAGGAAAGTTCCCCTTTCTGTCCACCATCATACCTCCATGCAATCCACACCAATATTTGCCATGTGGTTCGCCGGCATATTGCCTTCCCTATACACATGGGAGACCTTGAAATCATTCAGCTTATCAATCATGATGTGGCACTCCTCAATTAAGTGTTTGATCGTGTAGCTAGGTTCAAATTGCTTAGTAATGCATTTAATGATATTCATGTAGTCACTTTCCAGCTAGACTTTCCCGAGCCCTTCCCTGATTACCATGTGTAATCCAATGTAAGTGGCATTTGCCTCGACGAGGTGGTTTGTCTAGGTGCCGAGAGGGAGCGCCAGTGGGAGGTGGTTTGTCTGGTTTGTGTCAATTATTGTTAATACACttcaatataataataatatctcCACTATAAGACACTACATATGTAAAATGTGATTTGAGCTAATGGTTCCATTGGTGTATATTTTTTTCCGTCGACTTTACCTCCTTTCAAATTTGTATCTTTTGGGATCCACAATTAGGATCTTGTCTTATACGTGTTGCCTAAATAGCTGAGCATCGTTAGTGCATGTACTTGCCTTCATATGAATTTGGAATCTCTCCGTGTCAACAGGGTAAAGTTAAGCATATCTAGAAAGATAAACATAGTGAGAACATTTAAAGTGTGGCCCTTTTAAATTGTTTAATAAGATAAAAGTTTCTCTATTGTGTATCACTTGCAAACTATAAATATTTTAATCTAAGCTGTTTTGCAAGTCATACAAATTTAGAGCTTCCACAAGATCGTCTATGGCGGCGTTAGCAGCAAATCTAAGCAGAAGGTAATTTCTTCACTGTTGTCTTTTCTTCTCAACAATGTTATCTCGGATGGTAATTGTCATGTTATCTTAAATTCTATGTTTCATATCGTTTATggctatccatatatatatatatgatttagcTGTTACACCATGAACTACTGTATGTAGCAGCTGGTTTCTTCCATAAAGCTTAGCTATCAATAATTTAACTGATTAATTTACTGCAAGCTTACACAGGGACAGTAGTGCAATAACAAAATTTTGTCTATAAATGTATATTTTTCATTCTGTTTCATCTTTGCAATCACCCCTTCTATAGTTGAGTTTTTAAAACATCTAACATCTTCTGTGGTTTAATTTTTTACTTTATACAACTTATCATTGCTGCCCCTCAAATCCATTAGAATTTCCACTCCCAAACCTCTGTTATAGATCTcttgattaattttattattactttatactttataatttatgctACTATTATACTACTGATATCATAATTTATTAATATGTTAATATTACTGTTATCAGTTATTAACATATCTCTGTTTTATATATATACATCGCAGTCCCCATCATGTCCCCCCAAAAAAGCCTTCCAACTGCCATTCCCAAAAAAAGACCTTACAACTGCCATTCTCGTCCCCAAAAAAGGCCCTCGGACTGCCTTCTCCGTCCCTAAAACACCGTGAAACATAGATTTACTGTTGATATGAACCTGTGAATCTCTCTCTGGTAAGAGGTTTTATATGATACACTTTATTATCATTGCAGAATTTCAAACAAATTTACATCTTTTCATGTATATTAATCATTATTCTTGAGTTAATATTCAAGTCTAGTTACATGGTAACGATTGTTTGGGAAACCTGTTTTACAGGTAAAAGGCATGTATCCTGCTGGCTAGAGCCTCACTCTTACGAGTACAGTCCTCTTCTTTCTCACACACATATGTTTCTCAAATAGAAAGGTATCTCTCTTGCAGGCCAAGACCTTACTCTTGCCAGTGGATCAACTGACTGTCTAAGTTACATGCTACTTTACAGTTTACACACACATAACAGAGTAGAGAGTAGAGCATCAGTCTTATCAGTAACTTGGCAAACTGTCTAAATTACTTGCTGCTCTACACGCAGGACAGACTAGAACCCAACTCGTACCAGTGGAATGGCTCATTGTCTAAATTACTTGCTATTCTACACACAAACAACAGTCTAGAACCTCACTCTTACCAGTAGATTGGTTGGCTGTTTACAATTTACACTACTTGATAGTTGATACTGTACACACAGGCAGGCTAGAGCTAGATATAGAACAGTATTAGGCTATATTTTCCAAAGCTGATGGTAATTGATTGTATGCAGATTAGAAGGAAAGGTTGCAGTAATCACCAGGTGGGGCATCAGGAATCGGAGAAGCCACAGTTGGGCTCTTTCAAAAACATGGAGCCAAAGTAATCATTGCTGACATTGCAGACCAACTCGGTAAAAACCTTGTTCAGTCCCTTTCAGTTTCTCCAGAGGTCACATACATCCATTGTGATGTGAGAAAAGAAGAAGATGTAAGTGCAGCGGTGGATTTGGCCATGGAGAAACATGGGAAACTGGACATTATGTTTAATAATGCAGGAATCATTGACAAGAAAACTAATAAGGCCATAGAGTGTGACATGGAGGAGTTTCAGCGTGCGATGAATGTAATCTAGGACGAGTAATGCACGGAATTAAGCATGCAGGCCGCGTTATGATCCCAAACCAAAAGGGATGCATAATTTCTACATCGAGCATTGCAAGGATATTTGGTGGAACGGCTTCATACTCATACACAGCTTCTAAGCATGCAGTCATAGGCCTCACCAAACAAGGTGCGGCCGAGATGGGAAAGTATGGTATCAGAGTGAATTGTGTTTCTCCATCTGGTTTAGCCACTGTTCTTGCATTCCAATACTTCGGAATTAATACCAAGaatgtagaagagaagaaggtcGAGTGTGAGGCATTTTGTAACAAGATATACAAATTGAAGAATCATACTCTTAAGGCACGTGATATTGCAGAGGCTGCTTTGTATCTGGCCAGCGAGGAAGCTAAGTTTGTAAGCGGCCATAATCTTGTGGTAGATGGAAGGTTTCAGAGTAGTAAACCATGATTGGGGTCTCTACTAATATATAAGTAAATTTGGTTTTGGTTGGGGTCACTTGGAAATATAATAATTGTGACAATTTGTGAAAAATATATATGCTTTTTAAGGGATTTCTTAGGTTGGCTATGTCTGTTGTGATGATAAAAATAAAGATATGGAGGAGAAGAAGCTGCTGATGATGGTGGTATTTTGTTGACATCATTTTGGATTCTGCTGATGTATGGGGTAAACAATGATCTGGATTCCTTTCCACTATCTTGGGGGATTGCTGTTGTTGTTGCCTCTTAAGTGACTTGTTTTTTATTTATCTGTTATATGTGCTCTATTCATATAAAAGTTATTTTGTGTATTTGTTATTCTCCTTTCTGATCTAGTGCATGTGACTATGTTTTGGCTTTCTGGTTATGTTTGTGTGATTATGAGGAGTGACCTTGTGTTCTTCTATATTGTTTCATTAGTTATGtgtatattattttaaattaatataaactGATGTTCATGttcataaaaaaaatacattatatttataaaaaatttgaTTAAAAGAAAAATTCAACTATATTTTgtgaatataaaatattattttgatttttaaatttttattattgtgtatgataaatatatttataatatacttATGAATAAAAATAGTGTTAATTATTGAACATAAATTAAGAATGACAAATATTTAAAAGTCTTTTGAAGCATTTAATTCAATTTTGAATATAAATTAGTAATTTTGACTAAAAGAGCTTCATAATTATTAATAGTAGTAATGATTTTTCAAATAATCTAGTAAGCCTTTGATGACCTGTAAAGGCTAAGAGAAAAATAGTAAGGGTTGATTAAAACTTTGGTCATTTGTTATAAAATAAGAAATAATTTCatgcataaaaaatataaaaagttaaatgataaattagtaatgtactaaaaaatcttaaatttacttgtaagtttctaaattcacactCAAAAATCTtgcctattaaaaaaaaaaaaattatttctatattgatatttaagagaatcttataaaaaatattaaaaaataaattgacaagtttctaaatttatataagaaaaaacatactaaaaattcatataaaaataatataaaattataaacaaTTATACCTTAATCCTactattttaaaatattctaaataaattcatatatttataataaacgttgtaaaataatatatatcaatatatattacctattataattttttacgacttattaataattttaagttGTCCCTATCCACTAATTTTATTAGTGATATAATTTTCCCATTTTCTCCTTTTATTTTTCTTATCTTCTTGCTTTCCTATACTCAttataattttctattttttaaaaatccctcttttattcttattttccaTGCCACATGTTCCTTATATAATAGAGAAGACCATCTTATTTGACCATCTTATTCCCATTTTGCCAAGAATTTGGTTTTTCCTCAAATTCATCAAACCTATGTAAATACTTATCATACTTTTCCCTCTAAAATCATTTAGGGTACATCTAATATTAACCAACAagttaaaatatttaatttcattagCTTACAAGCTTCTAATTGCATcaaatgaaaataattaaaataaattaaactaaattgaagtccttttattttctttaaatttgttaATTAGTTGAGGTGGTAATTCTTCATTTGTGGGTAATTTCAAGAAGTTAATTTACatttagaaaacaaaaacaaaaaataaaaatagaaagggACTAAAATCGAATACCTACCTTTTAGTTTGAATACATATCAATTATACTTTATATCTATTAAGAATAGATGTTCATGCTCACTAGATACATGAAGAGAATGGTTATTAGATGACTAATAGATATTTTTaccaaaaaattgatattttttcctATTCCAAATAGCAtgttttcattattattattagtaCTTGCAGTTAGgcaaatactattgtaatgagtttttcttttttacagttaactagttattaaaaaaattaatttgaaccaattacaaacaaggttttatttttgttttttaaaatgtttttattttctaatgtttttattataaaaattatttttttgtatctTGATTGGTCAATACAACTTTTGTTGTTATAAGCAGATTTTTTAGAAATCTAAAATAAATAATGTTCTGACAACCATTTGGTACCAGTTAATAATGTATtatcaaataaaatttattttatttaattaatatacataaaaaaatgAAGAAGTCATGACAATTAATCTTGAACTATGATCTAttaggaattttattttttttttttaatatatataatttatcatatatttataatattaaataaaaaatttatattgaaaatttacttgataacaaaattaatataaaaaataataataaatcaagcTCATGATTGAgtttttttcttttggaaaaacATCATTTTTATGAAACTCTTCAAAATTTATACAATACCTTTGGTCCCCATTACAAGTCACAAACAATAGCTAACGATATTTTAAAACATCTTTTATGCATATTTGTAACATTGATAAAATTTCTAAGCATATTTCTTGCCACtctcaattaaaaaattaacaaaggcaagtactcgccactatgtggcacttgttgaATAATGCATCAATGAGCATTGAACTATGATGAATAAATATCAAACTTTAGGGATCACTATACCATCTAATATTTTCCTCCTCCATGATTCAATCCATAAATTTTTAAGGTCAATTATTGTATTttagtgattttttattttatttttaaatattttaagtgtTTTAATGTTAAAAATTAAGTTTTAGgaatcaaaattttctttattttatatttttaaattaaatttatatgattttatttattatataaattaaattaaattaacaattaatatgtaattttttatagggatattttttaatttcttattgATCAATAAAAGGAAAAaactaaaatatattataatatagtaAAATATTATTAGAAGTCTGTAAAACATTAAAGTTTGAAAAACATATCATAAGATAATTTAGCATATAAAAAAAACTAAAAGTTCCAAATGAGAAACAAGAGAGAACAAAAGACCATAAAATCAAAAAGCCTATCTCAGGGCTATGGAGGCTGAGAGGAAGTGCCGCAGAACCATGTCTCGATCCAAAGGGGAGAAGAGAGGAGCCAATGCCCAAGATGAGCTGAATGATTATAGGGACTTGTTGTTGAATCTAGATAGGAGGGGTAGAAGGGAAGCAAACCAACTCCTCAGGAGGCGCAGGACCAAAatcttcaattatctcttcaagATCTTCCACCGATGCATCAATTATGTCTTCTGGAGCATATATGGTAATGCCATCAACCTTCAAGTATTCTTTGGTCCAATTGGTCTCTGTAAGATTCTTGGAAAATCGAAAGAAATTCCAAAGGAAGTTCACGTTTTCTCGATTCCAAATTTTCTAGCCATATTCCTTAGAAAGAGGAATGGTGAGATTATAATATATGTTCCTCATAACCCTGATTAAATCTCCTAGAAAACCGACCTTGAATACCTTTCTACACAATTATTCAACCTTTTCTTTGGAAAGGCTTGTATGGAGGAGGGTCCCACAAAACTACCAAAATTTCCATGTTCACCACGGCTGTATTTGTGATTTATCCTTAGGAATTCGTCTCCAGGAATTCGCTCGACTATCCTCATAATAACAAATTTGAATGCACTTAAAACTTCCTATATACATTTCTCCTTAATCTTTCCCATGAATATAATTTGTCTTTTGGAAACGCTTAAGCGAATTAAGGAATCCATTCTTTCCTCAACTCAACCCAAACCCTACAAAGCAACCTTTTGAAGCCTACTTTTCAAGCTACAAATACGATCCATAGAGAGATGAGAATGACAAATTTAATGAAGAAAACTTGCACTGGAAGCCTTttatgcattaatatgtattaccTTGTTTATGTCAAGTTTATCTGTCAAATCACCCTAAAATCTGCTAAGTGGTTGTCAATTTTTGAAAACTATGAGAACAATGATCATCGGACTTAACTACTGCTAAAGGTGATTATTCAAAAGAAAGCCTTGTATTACTCTTTCACTGTCAAAATAGCAAATATAGCTTTGACAAGATTGGAGAAAGATCCTAGGGGAGACACAATCTCTAACAAATCATACTCATTTAATACCCCTCCATTTTGATGGCATCATAATTTCAAGAACCATTGCCTTAAAGTGGAAATACTGCTTTGTGGATGATAAGACCAAGGACCACCAACCTAGCCACCATTTTTTGCTGAGCTACTGAAATATTTAAATGCGAGGTGACTAGTCTCTGGACTTTTGCAAAGCATAATATAGGAATTCAAAAGTTAGCTCCAAACAAGCtatctttttattatattttaaaaacaaTCCAATCCTATCGTTTATAATACCCTCCTAGAAAATAACTCCTAGCCACTTTATAGAAGTGACAAGCCATCTCAGTCTGTCACCAGATAGATGATCTGTAGAGAAGGTAGAACTATTTGTTCCTCTAAAATTTCCTTAACAACCAATGGAATTTGCAAAACCTTTGTAGAGGTTTGAAATTATAAGATATTCAAATCTTCAAATTTAAAAGCAAATCATTAAAATAGAACATCAAATCAATTCATTACATCTTTTCTTGATCTAAGAATGCTCCCAATTTCTAAAACTAGCCCAAAATCTACTAACTTTTGGTTTTAATTCATAAATGAGTTACTTAAGAGATTGCTTCATACCCATTCTTCTCACTAGACCTCTGCTAGGAAATTCAAAACACTTTCTAGTgaatttttcatttaaatcatctGCTCCCTTGTTTGCTAATTAGTTTGCCAAGCTATTGGCTTCTCTATAACATTAATTTAAAAAGACTCAAAAAAAATTAACAACTCAAAGGACCTACTTAAGAAGGAATTCAATCTTCAATTTGGGGTAATTCCAGTCCTAAGAGCATTTATAATAAAAGTTGAATAACCTTCAATTTCTACTCTCTTTAATCCAAGTTCCCTGCAAATTAATAACCCTTCAATGGCTGCTTTTAGTTTTGCAACATTATTAGTATCTTCCTCTAATATTTTAGCTTGTTTTGCTACTACCACTCCATCCCAAGAATGTATAATTCACGCTCCTCCTGAAACTCCAAGGTTTTcccgagaggccccatcaaaattcatcttAAACCATCCTAACTTTGGTGGAGACCAAACACTAATGCTTCTATCTTTTCTAGATGCCTCACCCCCTTTCCCCACAAAAAGGAGGAATCTTCAACCCAAACCAGTTGTCCTTTGTTTTACTATTTGAACTGGAAAATTGAGATTTTTTAGGCCCAAGTAAAGAAAGTCTACTATTTGCTACTTCGACAATTGTAGCTTCAATCTTATTCATAACAATCTCCCTGGATATTTTTCCCCCTTGGAAGATTcttctgtttctttccttccacaacTTTCGAATTAAAATTAAAGGGGAGGAAATTCATAATGAGTTAAATAAGCTTGTAGAAAATAGACTGGGCCAACTTTTGAACATACTGATCAATATGTGGTTCGGGAGAGCAAAAATCCAACCTAATTTAACACAGAGCTATTGCCAACATATGTTAGCAAAGGGACAAGACAATAAGATGTGATTTATAAAATCTTCATTATGCTCGCATAATACACAAATTGAAGGGCTACCAAAACCTAGCTTCTTGAACCATTCAGATGTTAGTATTCTACCCTAAAGTGTTGCTCAAGCAAAGAAGCCTACTTTTGGGAGACACCTTTTGTCCCAAAAAAGTTTAATTGAAATTTTAGTTTTCTGGAAATTTTGTTTTTCAATTATTGATCTATAACCATCTTTGGAGTTGTAGATGCTTGAATTAGCCTCAATCCAAATCACTGAATCTATTTCATCATTAAAAGAAATGGATTTTTTCTGCAAAATCTACTTCAATAtccttattttttctcttcttatTGGAAGTTCTTGAAACCTTTTCCATTTCCATCCCAAAGAAGGATTTCCTTCCACTAATTCAATATAATCCCAAACATAAATACCCCAACTTCTTTCACTGATTATCTTTATGTTATTAGCATCCATTATTTTGTCTAAAGAACAATAACCTCCCCAAGAATCCGactaaaaaagagccttgtggtcATCTTTAACACTCCACAAAatctaatttattattatattactacATTTCAATAAAAAATTCCAAACCCTAGAACCTTTTGGATGGTTTTAGGACCTAAAGATACCTTCCAAACTCATGTCATCCAAGTGTTTACCATTAAGAATTGTGACCCACTTCAAGTTTGGTTCCTTGTAAGTTTTCCAAACTAATTTTGCTCCTAAATCTCTATTTTACCATATTTGATTTCTCAAGCCAACTCCCCCTAGATTCTTGGGTCTGCATATCTTATCCCAAGCTACCAAAGCCATTTTCTTTTTTCTCAACCATTCCTTGCCAATAGAATGTTCTCATTTTCTTCACTATCTTTTTGTTTTCTCCAATCGAGAGAGATAAATAGGACATAAGGTAAATAGGAAAGGCTTAAAGAACTACTTTTAACATTGTTACTCTTCCTACCCAAGAGAGCCATTTCATTTTCCAAGACTCCATTTTTTGTCCATTCTTTCTCCCATTAGGTCCCAGATTTTAGTGGTTCTCAATCCCTTTTCTAATGGCAGTCCTAAATATAACTAAAGGGATTTTCCCTCCTTTAAATCTCAAAAGTGTCAAAATCTCCTACTCAATCCATGGCTTAACATTAAAAGAGAAGACTTATGATTTTTGTTGGTTTACCTGTTGTCCTTAGGATTTGGCATACAATCTAAGAGCCTTCCTAAATTTAATAGCTTCCATCCTTTCCACATGCCAAAATAGAATTGTATCATCAAAAAATTATTAATGAGTAACAACCTCTACTGCATTGGTTATCTTAATACCTCAAAGGAGACCATCCTGTTGAGCTCTATTCAAAGCCTTACCCAAATCTTCTACAATTATATCGAAGAGAAAAGGGGAAATAGGAACCCGCTAACATAGACCTCTGGAGGAATCAAAGAAGCATATTGGAGAACCATTAACTAAGACTAAAAATCTAGGAGTTGAAATGCAGCAAAAGATTAAATTGACCCATTCTTTAGAGAAGCCAAATGCTTCTAAATATTTACATAAGAACCTCTGGTCAACTTTGTCACATGCTTTCCTAATATCTAGTTTGATTAAAATTCTTGGATTCATGTTGCTTTGAATAGAATGTATTGCTTCGTAAGCATTAATAACTCCATCCAAAGTAGATATTCTTGAGACAAACCCAGTTTGTTCTTTTGATATAATAAGagataaagctttcttcaatctattttCTAGGACTTTAGATAATACCTTATATGTAGTGTTGCAGAGGGAAATTGGTCTAAACTCATCCAATTTTAAAGGCTTTTCTTTCTTTGTGATAAGAGTTGTGAAGGCATTTTTAATCTCCTTCAGAAATCTTCTTGAATTCTTCATAGCTTCTAAGGCCTCCATCATCTCTACCCTAGGATAaactaacatttttttaaaaagctTAGTGGAAATCCATTTAGACCTGAAAATTTATCTAGATGTAGTTATTTTAGAGATATTTAAACTTCTTCTATTGATAATTTATTTATAAGCACCTTATTGTGCTCTTCTGATATCATCCTAGGAATATCCATCAATAACTATTTTGAGAACTAAGAGCAAAGCCTTCCCAATTATTTAAGATTTCTAAGATGTAAGACATTATTTGCTTAGAAATTTCAACTAGATCCTCAATCAAATTACCTAGGTCATcttttattttgaggattttgtttATGCTCTTCTCTTCTTAGTACcgttgtgatttttttttaaatttctatctCCCTTAATGAGCCAAATATCCTTAGATTTTTATCTCGAAAATATCTCCTCTTTTACCAAGATCTCTTCATTTTATTGAAGGATCTCCTTATCTTTGACAAACTTGTTCTAATCCATTTCTATCTGAATAACTTCCTTAATCATAGTCTTCAACtcttgatttgattgaaaaaataTTTAGGAATTTTTCTCTATTCCATATAAGAagtttttgttttattgttttcagtTTGGATACAAAGTGAAATAATTTAGATCCTTCAAATTTTGCTTCCTTCCAACATTTTTCAATCATTTCCTAGAAACTCTGACCCTTCATCCATGTTTTCTCAAACTTAAATGGACAATTTAAAGTTTTTTTTCCCCCTAAAATTTCCAATTGAATAGGGAAGTGGTTTGAACATAAGATAGGCAATATATGGGATTTCAACACAAAAGGAAACATTGAGAGATCtcctttaaataaaaatttatggaAAACTTCTCTGCTATGTAACTGAAGCCCAATctcttgttgttccaagtgaaGATGTCATCTTCTGAAGCTATTTCCATTAAATTATTTCTTTTTGTCCAATCCTTGAAATCAATTTGAGACTAAGATTTCTTTTAGATTCCTCCATTCTTCTCTTAAAGGTGAAGGATttcattaaaatcacctcctaagaccATATATTCTCGAGGAACTATTTGAAGAACCTGATCCAAATCCCTCCATAATGTATGCTTCTAATTGTTATACACTAGTCCataaatatttatgatttttatatttaGCTCTCTTCTATTGCTACTTAAAGAGCCTCCTATTTAGTGTCTACTAATGGAAATTTTCATGA contains the following coding sequences:
- the LOC131061587 gene encoding short-chain dehydrogenase reductase 2a-like, with translation MHGIKHAGRVMIPNQKGCIISTSSIARIFGGTASYSYTASKHAVIGLTKQGAAEMGKYGIRVNCVSPSGLATVLAFQYFGINTKNVEEKKVECEAFCNKIYKLKNHTLKARDIAEAALYLASEEAKFVSGHNLVVDGRFQSSKP